A stretch of Chitinophaga caeni DNA encodes these proteins:
- a CDS encoding NAD-dependent epimerase/dehydratase family protein, translating into MNEIKVIITGATGMVGEGVVHVCLQHPLVKEVLIINRKPSGINHPKLQEIIHQDFYDFSGLKNRLSGYDACFHCMGISSVGIDAASYYKITYTMTMALAKVLCELNPAMTFCYVSGQGTDSSENGKLAWARIKGKTENDLFKLPFRQAFGMRPGFIRPIKGLKHTHKFYRYINWTFPLGRALFPNGFCTMEELATAMIALTGLGFPKRVINGKDITSLSKTLAWEMTKI; encoded by the coding sequence ATGAATGAAATCAAAGTTATCATTACTGGGGCAACGGGCATGGTGGGGGAAGGTGTGGTGCATGTATGCCTGCAACATCCCTTGGTGAAGGAAGTGTTAATAATTAACAGGAAGCCAAGCGGGATCAACCATCCAAAATTGCAGGAAATTATTCACCAGGACTTTTATGATTTCTCCGGCCTTAAGAACCGCTTGAGCGGTTATGATGCTTGTTTTCATTGCATGGGGATATCTTCTGTGGGTATAGATGCGGCAAGTTATTATAAGATTACTTACACGATGACGATGGCGCTTGCCAAAGTATTATGCGAACTAAACCCGGCCATGACCTTCTGTTATGTATCGGGGCAAGGAACGGATAGCAGCGAAAATGGTAAACTTGCCTGGGCGAGGATCAAGGGCAAAACGGAAAATGATTTGTTTAAGTTGCCTTTCAGGCAAGCTTTTGGAATGCGTCCCGGATTTATTAGGCCTATAAAGGGTTTGAAACATACGCACAAATTTTACCGTTATATAAATTGGACATTCCCCCTGGGCCGCGCTCTTTTTCCTAACGGCTTTTGCACGATGGAAGAATTGGCGACCGCGATGATCGCTTTAACCGGGCTGGGATTTCCCAAGCGGGTTATTAATGGAAAGGATATCACGAGCTTATCAAAAACCTTGGCCTGGGAAATGACCAAGATCTAG
- a CDS encoding hemolysin family protein produces the protein MTFSILLTIFLVLLNGFFVAAEFAIVKVRASQVGSAKNVPGKIVNNAKQIVDNLDGYLAATQLGITLASLGLGWVGESVTTQIILNVMDFFHFSMDPATAHKIAVPVAFLFITILHIVFGELAPKSFAIRKPLPTTLVVAVPLRIFYFVFKPFIWLLNGMANLLLRVIGIEPMSEHEIHSEDELKLIISESQEGGAIEASERELIQNVFDFDDRRVKDIMVHRKNVVGLNIDLPFDAFVNEALNEGYSRYPVFKGSIDDLEGIINTKDLYAGVHNKTIKSPMDIMRPTFYVPDSMKIKDLLRTFQQKHQQLAVVTNEFGDTSGIVTMEDILEELVGEIQDEHDHEPPVVQQTEHNVFVVDADENIEELNKHLPALLPTSSHYNTLAGLIAYRLEEIPHEGQQLQVGNYNITVTKMSKSAVETVRMSYKK, from the coding sequence ATGACCTTTAGTATCTTATTGACGATTTTTTTGGTTTTGTTGAATGGTTTTTTCGTGGCCGCGGAATTTGCGATCGTTAAAGTTCGGGCTTCCCAGGTGGGTAGCGCCAAGAATGTTCCGGGCAAGATCGTAAATAATGCCAAGCAGATTGTTGATAACCTGGATGGCTATCTGGCGGCAACGCAGCTAGGTATTACTTTGGCCTCCCTCGGTCTAGGTTGGGTGGGTGAGTCGGTAACGACACAGATCATCCTCAATGTCATGGATTTCTTTCACTTTTCAATGGATCCGGCTACAGCGCATAAGATTGCCGTTCCCGTTGCATTTCTATTCATCACGATCTTACATATCGTATTTGGCGAATTGGCGCCAAAGTCGTTCGCGATACGCAAACCGTTGCCTACTACATTAGTGGTGGCCGTTCCCCTCAGGATTTTCTACTTCGTGTTCAAACCCTTTATCTGGCTATTAAACGGTATGGCCAACTTGTTATTAAGGGTGATCGGCATCGAGCCGATGAGCGAGCACGAGATACATTCCGAAGATGAATTAAAGTTGATCATCTCCGAAAGCCAGGAAGGCGGTGCTATCGAAGCCAGTGAGCGCGAGCTGATTCAAAATGTTTTCGATTTTGACGACAGGAGAGTGAAGGATATCATGGTACACAGGAAGAACGTTGTCGGCTTGAACATTGACCTGCCTTTTGATGCATTCGTGAACGAGGCGCTCAATGAAGGATATTCACGTTACCCCGTGTTCAAGGGCTCGATCGATGATTTGGAAGGGATTATCAATACAAAAGATCTGTACGCCGGTGTTCATAATAAAACGATCAAATCCCCGATGGATATCATGCGTCCAACATTCTACGTTCCGGACAGTATGAAGATCAAAGATTTGTTACGCACCTTCCAGCAAAAACACCAACAATTAGCCGTAGTTACCAACGAGTTCGGTGATACGAGCGGCATTGTTACCATGGAAGATATCCTTGAAGAATTGGTGGGAGAAATACAGGATGAGCACGATCATGAACCTCCCGTGGTACAACAAACAGAGCATAATGTATTCGTTGTGGATGCAGATGAAAACATCGAGGAACTGAATAAACATTTGCCGGCCTTATTACCCACCAGCAGTCATTACAACACTTTGGCAGGGCTGATAGCTTACCGTTTGGAAGAAATTCCGCATGAAGGGCAGCAATTGCAAGTCGGCAACTATAATATTACGGTGACGAAAATGTCTAAAAGTGCCGTGGAAACGGTACGCATGTCTTACAAGAAATAA
- the ggpS gene encoding glucosylglycerol-phosphate synthase, protein MILATDLDGTFLGGSERSKERLYSLIRKNKDFRLIFVTGRGVESVLPLLSDPVIPKPDYIICDVGATVLNGFTLEPVQPIQNNIELKWPGRRVVSEMMKGVNDLVVQPVPQQRRCSYFFDDPDIQKKVAFIEEKLHCDIIVSAGRYLDVLPQDVNKGSTLQQLINLLQEPAERVLVAGDTLNDLSLYNAGFKGVVVGNPEPALAEATADFDHVYQAEDAGAGGILEAMQHFKEFDPFLKKDKKDKYHLDDETPSDQLMMLYHRFPFEMKEVNGQMMKVPPKSPNGILPTLTNFFKGGRSGVWVAWQETKDKKAKAPNFKIDEEEYPNLVGSPVLLNQRDVEVFYKLFSKEAFWPAIFSFIDKVQFNHQHWEHYLKINKLFAEKAAEEAEPNATVWVHDYNLWMVPGYLRQLRPDLKIGFFHHTAFPAANTFNVIPWRTEIISSLLQCDYISFHIPRYVENFVDVVRSMMNVAIREQVNCAPRYLTYSCAMGINKMTTEIDTGRRIVRLGANPVGIHAKYIKEVVEKDDTRDLIKRLRSQTEGKKIILSVERLDYVKGPLEKIKAFGQFLDEYPEFRGKVELINICTPPSSGMKIYERIQVELEQAVGKINGKYSRMDWTPIHFFFRAMPFEDIVAYYAMSDVAWITPLRDGLNLVAKEYVAAQGVNKNADGVLVLSEFAGAAVEMPHAVFTNPYDRKSMKESLLKALVMDPQERQIRMKRLYESVSHYTIDYWAKEFMEEMDKSGISLNEVAEAVGEQVH, encoded by the coding sequence ATGATACTAGCTACAGACCTCGATGGAACTTTTTTAGGCGGCAGCGAAAGAAGTAAAGAGCGCTTGTATAGCCTGATTCGAAAGAACAAGGATTTTAGATTGATTTTTGTTACGGGTCGTGGTGTAGAAAGTGTTTTACCGCTGTTAAGTGACCCGGTAATCCCTAAACCTGATTATATAATTTGCGATGTGGGTGCTACCGTTCTCAATGGTTTTACATTGGAACCGGTGCAGCCTATTCAAAACAATATCGAGCTGAAATGGCCCGGTAGGAGAGTGGTGTCTGAAATGATGAAGGGAGTGAATGATCTCGTGGTTCAGCCGGTACCGCAACAACGCCGTTGCTCTTACTTTTTCGATGATCCTGATATCCAGAAAAAAGTTGCATTCATAGAAGAAAAGTTACATTGTGATATCATCGTTTCTGCGGGTAGATACCTCGATGTATTGCCGCAAGATGTGAATAAAGGCAGCACCTTGCAACAGTTGATCAACCTGCTGCAAGAACCCGCGGAAAGGGTGCTGGTGGCCGGGGATACGCTCAATGACCTGTCATTATATAATGCCGGCTTTAAAGGCGTGGTTGTTGGAAATCCCGAACCTGCCTTAGCAGAGGCTACGGCGGATTTCGACCATGTTTACCAAGCTGAGGATGCCGGCGCAGGCGGTATCTTGGAAGCGATGCAGCATTTCAAAGAATTCGATCCTTTCCTTAAGAAAGATAAAAAAGATAAATACCACCTGGATGATGAAACTCCCTCCGACCAGTTGATGATGCTCTATCACCGTTTCCCTTTCGAAATGAAAGAAGTGAACGGGCAAATGATGAAAGTGCCCCCGAAAAGTCCTAATGGCATACTACCTACTTTAACAAACTTTTTTAAAGGTGGTCGTTCCGGTGTTTGGGTGGCCTGGCAAGAAACGAAGGATAAAAAGGCGAAAGCGCCGAACTTTAAAATTGATGAAGAGGAATATCCAAACCTGGTAGGAAGTCCGGTGCTATTGAATCAACGCGATGTGGAGGTCTTCTATAAATTATTCTCCAAGGAAGCTTTCTGGCCAGCTATCTTTTCTTTTATAGATAAGGTGCAGTTCAACCATCAACATTGGGAACATTATCTTAAAATAAATAAATTATTCGCTGAAAAAGCTGCCGAAGAAGCGGAGCCGAACGCTACCGTTTGGGTGCATGATTACAATTTGTGGATGGTGCCCGGCTATTTAAGGCAATTAAGACCCGATCTCAAAATCGGTTTTTTCCATCATACCGCTTTCCCTGCTGCCAACACTTTTAACGTGATTCCTTGGCGCACGGAGATCATCAGCAGCTTATTGCAATGCGATTATATCTCTTTCCATATCCCAAGGTATGTTGAAAACTTCGTAGACGTGGTGCGCAGCATGATGAATGTTGCCATCCGCGAACAGGTAAATTGCGCTCCCCGCTACCTGACCTATAGCTGCGCTATGGGTATCAATAAAATGACCACGGAAATTGATACGGGGCGGCGTATTGTAAGGTTAGGAGCCAATCCTGTAGGGATTCATGCCAAGTATATCAAGGAAGTGGTGGAAAAAGATGATACCCGTGATCTTATCAAGCGGTTAAGATCTCAAACCGAGGGTAAGAAAATTATCCTGAGCGTAGAAAGGTTGGATTATGTGAAAGGACCGCTCGAAAAAATTAAGGCTTTCGGACAATTTTTGGATGAATACCCTGAATTCCGCGGAAAAGTGGAGCTGATAAATATCTGCACCCCGCCTTCAAGCGGGATGAAGATCTATGAACGCATCCAGGTAGAATTGGAACAGGCGGTTGGAAAGATCAACGGGAAGTACTCCCGTATGGATTGGACACCGATACATTTCTTCTTCAGGGCGATGCCTTTCGAAGATATCGTGGCGTATTACGCGATGTCCGATGTGGCTTGGATCACCCCGCTGAGAGATGGCTTGAACCTGGTGGCGAAAGAATATGTGGCCGCCCAGGGTGTTAATAAAAATGCAGATGGTGTCCTGGTGCTGTCGGAATTTGCCGGCGCCGCAGTCGAGATGCCGCATGCCGTGTTCACCAATCCTTACGATCGGAAGTCCATGAAGGAAAGCTTGTTGAAAGCGCTCGTTATGGATCCGCAGGAACGCCAGATCCGTATGAAACGTTTGTACGAATCGGTGAGCCATTACACGATCGATTACTGGGCTAAAGAGTTTATGGAAGAAATGGATAAATCCGGGATTTCATTAAACGAAGTAGCGGAAGCTGTCGGTGAACAAGTTCATTAG
- a CDS encoding NAD(P)H-dependent glycerol-3-phosphate dehydrogenase, producing MTNSTRLTIVGGGSWATALVKIFAEGGLQITWLLRSEENVSYFKQHKRNRNYLSFLELNRDNIYPTHHAQEAIDASDYILFAVPSAYLAATIADWKEFNFEGKKVIVSIKGVVGAENLVPSTFLQQFFNIPTSDVFVIGGPCHAEEIALDRKTYMTIAGKDREIVQQLTGWVQSHHIKAIANYDPIGVEYAAILKNVVGIAVGVATGMNYGDNFIAVLVSNALREVKQFLQAVDDIPRDLTQSAYFGDLFVTAYSEFSRNRTFGKMIGRGYPVPEAQAHMNMVAEGYYAVKGIYQIATKLDVHMPIVAAMYRVLYNHASPYLEFQLLEHSLL from the coding sequence TTGACCAATTCGACACGGCTTACGATTGTAGGCGGTGGTAGTTGGGCAACGGCATTAGTGAAAATATTTGCAGAGGGTGGGCTCCAAATCACCTGGTTACTCCGATCGGAGGAGAACGTTTCATACTTTAAACAGCACAAGCGGAATCGCAACTATCTTAGTTTCCTGGAGCTCAATCGCGATAATATTTATCCTACCCACCATGCACAAGAGGCTATTGACGCTTCAGATTACATATTATTTGCTGTGCCTTCGGCCTATTTAGCAGCTACCATTGCCGACTGGAAGGAATTTAATTTCGAGGGGAAAAAAGTTATTGTATCTATCAAGGGGGTTGTAGGTGCCGAGAATCTCGTGCCGTCAACTTTCTTGCAGCAGTTCTTTAATATTCCAACATCAGATGTGTTCGTGATCGGTGGTCCTTGCCACGCGGAAGAAATCGCGCTCGATCGGAAAACATACATGACGATCGCCGGAAAGGATCGAGAAATTGTACAACAACTAACCGGTTGGGTACAGTCACACCATATCAAGGCCATTGCGAATTATGATCCGATTGGGGTCGAATACGCAGCCATATTGAAAAACGTGGTAGGAATCGCCGTGGGCGTCGCTACGGGAATGAATTACGGGGATAACTTTATCGCCGTTCTCGTCAGTAACGCGCTGCGTGAAGTAAAGCAATTCCTGCAAGCCGTTGATGATATACCCCGTGATCTTACGCAATCTGCCTATTTTGGCGATTTATTTGTAACCGCATATTCCGAATTTAGCCGTAACAGGACGTTCGGTAAAATGATCGGCCGTGGTTACCCCGTCCCCGAGGCCCAGGCTCATATGAACATGGTAGCCGAAGGGTATTACGCCGTGAAGGGAATATACCAGATCGCGACAAAGCTCGATGTGCATATGCCCATCGTTGCCGCGATGTACCGCGTACTCTACAATCACGCATCCCCTTATTTAGAATTTCAGCTATTGGAGCATTCGCTCCTATAA
- a CDS encoding metallophosphoesterase produces MKKFLICSLLGMVLLLDCTAQQGKPLIRFGLLSDIQYADSDTKGSRFYRNSLSKLESCVGDINSKDVEFTINMGDVIDRDQKDLDTVLHILDKLEQPLYNTPGNHDYSGLKDNRLLYEKLKMPGEYYSFKRGNWKFVLLNTNEVASYSNVEGTWKEPELKSMFEKIKKEGGHNAAAYNGGISSKQVQWLKEELEASQEKGEYVLIFSHHPMGCADGLTALNKKEIVATVSKFSCVKALIAGHHHEGAYCLIAGIPCIVIEGMVETAGQNAYATVELYPGKMVLNGYGRVHSRVINVKGN; encoded by the coding sequence ATGAAAAAATTTCTTATTTGTAGCTTGTTGGGAATGGTTTTGCTTTTGGATTGCACCGCGCAGCAAGGAAAACCATTGATCCGTTTCGGTTTATTAAGTGATATACAGTATGCTGATAGTGATACGAAAGGAAGCCGCTTTTACAGGAACTCACTCTCTAAGCTGGAAAGCTGCGTGGGGGACATTAATTCAAAAGATGTAGAGTTTACAATTAATATGGGAGATGTGATCGATCGGGATCAAAAAGATCTAGATACGGTGCTACATATCCTGGATAAACTGGAGCAACCGCTGTATAATACCCCGGGAAACCACGATTATAGCGGTTTGAAGGATAACCGCTTATTGTATGAAAAACTTAAAATGCCAGGTGAATATTATTCATTTAAAAGGGGGAACTGGAAATTTGTTCTACTGAATACCAACGAGGTTGCCAGTTATTCTAACGTGGAAGGTACTTGGAAAGAACCCGAACTTAAAAGTATGTTCGAAAAAATTAAGAAGGAAGGAGGGCATAATGCGGCCGCTTACAACGGCGGTATCAGTAGTAAACAGGTGCAATGGTTGAAAGAAGAATTGGAAGCCTCGCAGGAGAAGGGGGAGTACGTGCTTATTTTCTCCCATCACCCGATGGGTTGCGCAGATGGGTTAACGGCTTTGAATAAAAAAGAAATCGTGGCGACGGTCTCAAAGTTCAGTTGTGTAAAGGCTTTGATTGCCGGTCACCACCACGAAGGGGCCTACTGTCTCATCGCCGGGATACCATGCATTGTTATAGAAGGTATGGTGGAAACGGCTGGTCAGAACGCCTATGCTACCGTGGAGCTATACCCGGGTAAAATGGTGCTGAATGGTTACGGTAGAGTGCATTCAAGGGTCATCAATGTTAAAGGCAATTGA
- a CDS encoding ATP-binding protein, translating into MQLNVFSTDSEKNGFRLQFMEVYNWGTFDEQIHTINPAGDTSLLTGSNGSGKTTFIDALLTLVVPEKRYRFYNQSSGSEKKGDRTEESYVMGGYGTVNNEANGTTKSLYLREKKEETYSILLANFANEAEQDVTLFQVRYFSNGDMKRVFGISHRELHIGDDFTPFDFNNAWKKRLEQRYNKGNRKLVEWFDAASKYAARMVDVMGMQSAQALQLFNQTVGIKVLGNLDEFIRTHMLEPRNMEDQFQELKGHLTTLLDAQRNIDKTAVQIEMLEKIKDHYHAYSHHRDKSKQLQQQLDTAVIWNSYTKNALLAEGLEANAKELKLISKRLAGTRDEIDVLLEKERSAQNLVEKNKAGQVVQQLEKDIIDLEKSREAAMQQLQIVHDWCQALPLKEKEVNSEAAFNRIIKDAGRVSKILEHEQRLNDEDEYDAKRTKEKALSGKEELEKEIELLHQSKNNIPPHLVNLRKEICQSLKVDPNEILFAGELMQVAPEELDWQPALEKLLHSFALRLLVPDKYYKKVTHYVNNNNLRTRLVFNRIHDDVIMLVPGEDTVYHKLEFHPSNKLAEWVKHQVIQQFDHVCVENEKLLGKYDKAITINGLIKNYDRHEKDDRQEKNDPSRYVMGWNNEKKKEALILKRNKLGDDLQSANDMLQTCKHRSQRLQKQFYALSRLQELPGYDALDVAKIQKQIHKLHEQVASLRKENKELDALKLQLQELKSQKDATNEKHTQLIRDEALVQQEIQAMLSQQEMLSALLQHVTDGDKDALLQFQQQHGADLGELNLQNIDRVYQQLKQDKEQSLKRSAEDEYKEKVLLDRAIGKLKNPSPELLQQFPGWLADVQPLSDDAQHAGEYLEWLDRLVTENLPRYKKDFENYINITITYKIGGLNEEIEKWERDINNNIKKLNESLKGINFNRHPETYIELGKRPVPSGTEIKEFKNRLLDALPQTTNWQQESFENKAMHFQEKVAPLISLLDENEAYRSRVMDVRNWFEFWADERYRDTGEVKKTYRQMGQLSGGEKAQLTYTILCSAIAYQFGITREGKNARSLRFIAVDESFSNQDEEKATYLMELCKQLHLQLLVVTPSDKIQVVQNFIAHVHLVQRVNNRHSVLYNMTIKELQENVLAGNGEVVM; encoded by the coding sequence ATGCAACTGAACGTATTTAGTACCGATAGTGAAAAGAATGGTTTCCGCTTACAGTTCATGGAAGTCTATAACTGGGGAACCTTTGATGAACAAATACATACAATTAACCCTGCCGGCGATACGAGCTTGCTCACAGGTAGCAATGGTAGCGGTAAAACAACTTTTATAGATGCCCTGCTAACCCTGGTGGTGCCAGAGAAACGTTACCGCTTTTATAACCAAAGCAGCGGCAGCGAGAAAAAAGGGGATCGTACGGAAGAGTCTTACGTAATGGGTGGTTACGGTACGGTCAATAACGAAGCCAACGGTACCACGAAATCACTTTATTTAAGGGAAAAGAAGGAGGAGACTTACAGTATCCTGTTAGCCAACTTTGCAAATGAAGCCGAACAGGATGTAACCTTGTTCCAGGTACGTTATTTTTCAAATGGAGATATGAAGCGGGTCTTCGGTATTTCGCACCGTGAACTGCACATCGGGGATGATTTTACGCCTTTCGATTTCAATAATGCCTGGAAAAAGCGCCTAGAGCAAAGGTACAATAAAGGCAACCGTAAACTGGTGGAATGGTTTGATGCCGCCAGCAAATACGCTGCCCGGATGGTGGATGTAATGGGAATGCAAAGTGCGCAGGCGCTGCAATTATTCAACCAAACCGTGGGTATCAAGGTGCTGGGGAACTTGGATGAATTTATCCGTACCCACATGTTGGAACCGCGTAATATGGAAGATCAATTCCAGGAGCTGAAAGGTCATCTTACCACCTTGCTCGATGCCCAGAGAAATATCGATAAAACGGCGGTGCAAATAGAAATGCTTGAAAAGATCAAGGATCATTATCATGCTTACAGCCACCACCGCGATAAATCTAAACAACTTCAGCAGCAACTGGATACCGCGGTAATCTGGAATAGCTATACCAAGAATGCCCTGTTGGCTGAAGGGTTGGAAGCGAATGCCAAAGAGTTGAAATTGATCTCCAAGCGCTTGGCCGGAACCCGCGATGAGATAGATGTATTGCTCGAAAAGGAAAGATCCGCACAAAACCTGGTGGAGAAAAATAAGGCGGGGCAAGTGGTGCAGCAGTTAGAAAAGGATATCATCGACCTTGAGAAATCCAGGGAAGCTGCCATGCAACAATTGCAAATTGTTCATGACTGGTGCCAAGCATTGCCTTTAAAGGAGAAGGAGGTTAATAGTGAAGCTGCATTCAACAGGATTATAAAAGATGCGGGTAGGGTATCGAAAATACTGGAACACGAACAACGCCTTAACGATGAAGATGAATACGATGCGAAAAGAACGAAGGAAAAGGCCCTGTCCGGTAAGGAAGAGTTGGAAAAGGAGATCGAATTATTGCATCAATCGAAGAATAATATTCCACCCCACTTGGTAAATCTTAGGAAAGAGATTTGCCAATCGCTGAAAGTTGATCCGAACGAAATTCTTTTCGCGGGAGAGCTGATGCAAGTGGCGCCGGAAGAGTTAGACTGGCAGCCTGCATTGGAAAAGTTGCTGCATTCATTTGCCTTGCGATTACTGGTCCCGGATAAATATTACAAAAAGGTAACGCATTACGTAAACAATAATAACCTCCGTACACGCCTCGTCTTTAACCGTATTCATGATGATGTAATCATGCTGGTTCCGGGTGAAGATACGGTGTATCATAAACTGGAATTTCATCCTAGTAATAAGTTGGCTGAATGGGTAAAACACCAGGTCATCCAACAGTTTGATCACGTTTGTGTTGAGAATGAAAAACTCCTGGGAAAATACGATAAAGCGATCACGATCAATGGCTTGATAAAGAATTATGATCGGCATGAAAAAGACGATCGCCAAGAAAAAAATGATCCTTCCCGCTACGTGATGGGATGGAATAACGAGAAAAAGAAAGAAGCGCTTATACTGAAAAGGAACAAGTTAGGGGATGACCTGCAAAGCGCTAATGATATGTTGCAAACTTGTAAACACCGTTCCCAACGTTTACAAAAGCAATTTTATGCCTTGAGCCGTTTGCAGGAGCTGCCGGGTTACGATGCATTGGATGTTGCCAAAATTCAAAAGCAAATCCATAAGTTACATGAGCAGGTAGCGTCTTTACGGAAAGAAAATAAGGAACTGGATGCGTTGAAATTGCAATTGCAAGAATTGAAGTCGCAAAAAGATGCCACCAACGAAAAGCATACGCAACTGATCCGTGATGAAGCGCTCGTTCAGCAGGAAATCCAAGCGATGCTGTCACAACAGGAAATGTTGTCCGCATTGTTGCAACATGTTACTGATGGGGATAAAGATGCTTTGTTGCAGTTCCAACAGCAGCATGGTGCGGATTTAGGTGAATTGAATTTGCAGAATATCGACCGGGTCTACCAGCAGTTAAAACAGGACAAGGAACAGTCCTTGAAGCGCAGCGCGGAAGATGAGTACAAGGAAAAAGTGTTGTTGGACAGGGCTATCGGCAAACTAAAAAATCCTTCGCCCGAGTTGTTGCAGCAATTCCCGGGCTGGCTAGCGGATGTGCAGCCTCTCTCCGATGATGCGCAGCATGCGGGTGAATATTTAGAATGGTTGGATCGCCTGGTAACAGAAAACTTACCCCGGTATAAAAAGGATTTTGAAAACTATATTAATATTACCATCACCTATAAAATTGGTGGTTTAAACGAAGAAATCGAGAAATGGGAACGCGATATCAATAATAATATCAAGAAGTTGAACGAATCATTAAAAGGTATCAACTTTAACAGGCACCCGGAAACGTATATCGAACTTGGCAAACGCCCGGTTCCCTCCGGTACGGAGATCAAGGAATTTAAAAACAGGTTGCTCGATGCTTTACCCCAAACCACCAATTGGCAACAGGAGTCTTTTGAAAATAAAGCGATGCATTTCCAAGAGAAAGTGGCGCCGCTCATTTCTTTGCTCGATGAAAACGAAGCTTACCGTAGCCGCGTGATGGATGTTCGAAATTGGTTCGAATTTTGGGCTGACGAACGTTACCGCGACACCGGCGAAGTGAAGAAGACCTACCGCCAAATGGGGCAGCTCTCCGGGGGAGAAAAAGCACAGTTGACTTATACGATCTTATGTAGCGCTATTGCTTACCAGTTTGGCATTACCAGGGAAGGTAAGAACGCGCGCAGCCTGAGGTTTATCGCTGTAGATGAAAGTTTTAGCAACCAGGATGAGGAGAAGGCGACCTACCTCATGGAATTATGTAAACAATTGCATTTACAATTACTCGTTGTAACGCCGAGCGATAAAATCCAGGTCGTACAAAACTTCATCGCCCATGTACACCTCGTTCAAAGGGTTAATAATAGGCACAGCGTATTATATAATATGACGATCAAGGAGCTACAGGAGAATGTGTTGGCGGGTAACGGGGAAGTAGTAATGTAA
- a CDS encoding DUF4194 domain-containing protein, translating to MNSNQKILPYAGIIVKLLKGPLEYLDKSNWEKLLQFQHELASFLQQLGLILVVDEQDGYAYLKHLVNGEDAAEVTWMQRRTFTYEESVMLVLLREMLAEFELSEATTRELIKKRIEIKEYAELFFKEQASRIKFLKEIDRLIDKMEEHGFLQLVEHLEHPDEQKFRIRKMIKAKVDGDVLDQFQQQLQERKEQAAAAQN from the coding sequence ATGAATTCGAACCAGAAAATATTACCCTATGCCGGCATTATCGTGAAATTGCTGAAAGGGCCATTAGAGTATCTTGATAAAAGCAACTGGGAAAAGTTGCTGCAATTCCAACATGAACTTGCTAGCTTCTTACAACAACTCGGCTTAATTTTAGTCGTGGATGAACAAGACGGTTACGCGTACCTGAAGCATTTAGTTAACGGAGAAGATGCGGCTGAAGTGACTTGGATGCAACGCAGAACATTTACATACGAAGAAAGTGTAATGCTGGTATTACTGAGGGAAATGCTCGCAGAATTTGAATTGAGCGAAGCTACCACGAGGGAATTGATCAAGAAGCGTATCGAGATCAAGGAATACGCGGAACTGTTTTTTAAAGAGCAAGCCAGTAGGATTAAATTCCTCAAAGAGATCGATCGACTGATCGACAAGATGGAAGAACATGGTTTCTTGCAATTAGTAGAACACCTGGAGCACCCCGATGAACAGAAGTTCCGTATCCGGAAGATGATTAAAGCAAAAGTTGACGGCGATGTGCTGGATCAATTTCAGCAACAACTTCAAGAAAGGAAAGAACAAGCAGCGGCAGCACAAAATTGA